In Desulfobulbus oralis, one DNA window encodes the following:
- a CDS encoding ABC transporter ATP-binding protein, which translates to MTSLVLFSQVGFAYARHDVLRDLSLQLNPGEVIVLQGCSGVGKSTLLRLAAGILRPTSGYVHIGAQRIGVVFQEPRLLPWRTALQNVMLPLLSLGMDPAQAGQKATNMLEHMGLAHFLEAVPEELSGGMKQRVSLARALAVNPELLLLDEPFVGFDPALRAEMKQYLADFLSQSRAGMMQIAHDNEDIFIKTAHIMMLGQHNVECHQKRTQI; encoded by the coding sequence ATGACTTCTCTGGTGCTTTTTTCTCAGGTGGGTTTTGCCTACGCAAGACATGATGTTTTGCGTGACCTTTCCCTACAGCTGAATCCTGGAGAAGTAATAGTTTTGCAAGGTTGCAGCGGAGTAGGCAAGTCAACGTTATTGCGTCTGGCTGCGGGCATTTTGCGTCCCACAAGTGGATATGTCCACATCGGAGCGCAACGCATTGGTGTTGTCTTTCAGGAACCCCGTCTGCTGCCGTGGAGAACCGCACTCCAGAACGTCATGCTACCTTTGCTCAGCTTGGGGATGGATCCCGCCCAAGCCGGACAAAAGGCGACGAATATGCTGGAACATATGGGGTTAGCCCATTTTCTGGAGGCGGTGCCCGAGGAACTCTCCGGCGGCATGAAGCAGCGCGTTTCACTGGCCCGGGCGCTAGCTGTGAACCCGGAACTATTGCTTCTCGATGAACCGTTTGTCGGTTTTGATCCCGCTCTACGCGCCGAAATGAAACAATATTTGGCTGATTTCCTTTCCCAATCTAGAGCTGGAATGATGCAGATTGCACATGACAATGAAGATATATTCATAAAAACGGCACACATTATGATGTTGGGTCAACATAATGTTGAATGCCATCAAAAAAGGACACAAATATGA
- a CDS encoding DUF6064 family protein yields the protein MKNVEPFWMTLQSFRDDTFIVQILIIVAYLCILFLIAKQEGSRTDAIIKIILSSIFIFNSIVCFLIYFSELPMAKFFAGPLYLAIGYLFLVDIMAKRIHFTFNISPLRRFLAFTFIILTFLFPVFGMFSGHGMIALPGVPCPLAIFTLALLSAAIPRVDNIIVFMLLAWVLVNIPKIFGYVGCYEEIILILAGAYVLGLNRIMPEESTGDEHAST from the coding sequence ATGAAAAACGTGGAACCGTTCTGGATGACGCTTCAGAGTTTTAGAGATGATACATTTATCGTGCAGATACTGATCATCGTTGCGTACTTGTGCATATTGTTTCTAATTGCCAAACAAGAGGGGTCTAGAACTGATGCTATTATCAAAATTATATTGAGTAGTATATTTATTTTTAACAGTATTGTTTGCTTTTTGATCTACTTCAGTGAACTACCCATGGCTAAATTTTTTGCTGGCCCACTGTATCTAGCTATAGGATATCTATTTCTTGTAGATATTATGGCTAAAAGAATTCATTTTACATTCAATATTTCTCCTTTGAGACGTTTCTTGGCATTTACCTTTATCATTCTTACTTTCTTGTTTCCAGTATTTGGTATGTTCAGCGGCCATGGCATGATTGCTCTGCCAGGTGTGCCATGCCCATTAGCAATCTTTACACTGGCTCTTCTCAGCGCAGCAATACCACGTGTGGATAATATCATTGTTTTTATGTTGCTTGCCTGGGTTCTGGTCAATATTCCTAAGATTTTTGGATATGTTGGATGCTACGAGGAAATAATCCTCATTCTGGCTGGTGCGTATGTACTTGGTCTGAACAGAATCATGCCAGAGGAAAGCACCGGAGACGAACATGCTTCGACATGA
- a CDS encoding FAD-dependent oxidoreductase has translation MKGTAIIIGGGWAGSAAALAAKQGGADRVVILERTDMLLGCGLAGGIMRNNGRQTATEELTAMGAGGLFSITDSVATHKNVNFPGHAHAWLYSTTKIEPAVRNFLEMCGIEIRFRSRVVEFLASGSTICGVTLHDLTESRLEGDVFVDATGSAGSLSNCTRYGNGCAMCVLRCPMFGPRISLTACAGLTDYVGMRLNGEVGSLSGSFELRKNSLSVDIQKALNTRGLAIAPLPKSLINREKLRSKSCQQYALQEYAANVILLDTGDTAKVMTPFLPLEDMRCIAGFENAMIATGSGYANSVRFLSRAPRDNSLKVDTFCNLFCAGEKSGFFVGHTEAIATGSLAGHNAVRTLQGKHAITLPKILACGDIIHAEQEGISSELGLVKRYTFSGGEYFDRMKVKGLYTTRMSEIANRVREADCYRIFANRI, from the coding sequence ATGAAAGGTACGGCGATTATTATCGGAGGCGGGTGGGCAGGTTCTGCGGCGGCACTTGCTGCAAAGCAAGGTGGAGCCGACAGGGTCGTCATTCTGGAGCGTACGGACATGCTTCTTGGCTGCGGTTTGGCGGGTGGAATCATGCGGAATAATGGCCGGCAAACGGCAACGGAGGAATTGACAGCCATGGGTGCGGGAGGACTTTTCAGCATCACCGACAGTGTCGCGACGCACAAAAATGTTAATTTCCCGGGGCATGCACACGCTTGGCTCTATTCTACTACTAAAATCGAACCGGCGGTGCGGAACTTTCTGGAAATGTGTGGTATTGAGATACGATTCCGCTCGCGTGTGGTTGAATTTCTGGCTAGCGGCTCAACCATTTGCGGCGTGACGTTGCATGATCTGACAGAGTCAAGGCTCGAAGGTGACGTATTCGTAGACGCTACAGGCTCTGCGGGTTCGTTGAGCAATTGCACACGATACGGAAACGGTTGCGCTATGTGCGTTCTGCGCTGCCCTATGTTTGGACCTAGGATTAGTCTGACGGCCTGCGCTGGGCTGACTGATTACGTCGGTATGAGACTCAACGGTGAAGTAGGCTCCCTTTCCGGTTCTTTTGAACTCCGTAAGAACTCTCTTTCTGTGGACATCCAAAAGGCATTGAATACGCGAGGGCTTGCCATTGCTCCGTTGCCAAAATCATTGATCAACCGGGAGAAGCTGCGGAGCAAATCTTGCCAGCAATACGCTCTGCAGGAGTATGCGGCTAATGTGATTCTCCTGGATACCGGAGACACGGCTAAAGTTATGACACCGTTTTTGCCACTGGAAGATATGCGATGTATTGCCGGATTTGAAAACGCTATGATTGCCACGGGGAGCGGATATGCAAACTCGGTACGCTTTCTGTCTAGAGCCCCTCGGGATAACTCACTAAAGGTGGATACCTTTTGTAATCTCTTCTGTGCTGGTGAAAAATCCGGATTTTTTGTGGGTCACACCGAAGCTATAGCGACAGGATCTCTTGCCGGACATAACGCAGTGCGGACCTTGCAGGGAAAACATGCAATTACGCTACCGAAAATTCTTGCTTGTGGTGACATTATTCATGCCGAACAGGAAGGCATTTCTTCTGAGTTGGGCCTCGTAAAACGCTATACATTTTCTGGAGGAGAGTATTTCGACAGAATGAAAGTAAAAGGTCTTTACACAACACGGATGAGTGAGATTGCTAATCGCGTTCGTGAGGCAGACTGTTACAGAATATTTGCAAATAGAATATAA
- a CDS encoding SulP family inorganic anion transporter: MTRHLILRLFPFVAWLPLSPLLLRADLVAGITGALVLVPKAMAYAQLAGLPLQFGLYTALVPAIIGAMWGSSRQLATGPVAILSLMTAAAVTPLAAPGSADYIGLALLLALMAGCIQLVLGLVKLGNAVNFVSHPVILGFMNAAALIIGLSQLDMLLGIPKGRSDFFLMDVWEMLGYLPLTHLPTLAMSVGTALLLLGVKQIRFLAKSGVLLVVLLTTLISFCIGFEHKTTARIDDVATPVAREIIEKHDASLRHMAAIANSITSLNAELRQAEKNRDSRAAAELRFRLNLLEIESEAAQKDSRASMRTLRKTYFVRTLSGEPVRFHQWNAVPQGVKTDGRLWHIQKISQGQLYLNGGGEVVGAVPAGLPSLKMPAISLNGIAQLMSAALVVALVAFMESISMAKAMAASTRQRIDPNQELIGQGLANIGGSFFQAYPASGSFTGSAINLQAGAKTGLAMVFNGFFIAITLLFLTPYIYHLPKAVLAVIITFAVASLITPRAFLQVWRASRADACVAVATFVLTLLAAPHLDKGIIIGALLAIGHSLYRTMAPRVAILGRHEDGSFRDVTVIPHLVISTRVVALRFDGALYFANVAYFQDAVLAAVADHRDIKYLLVVGDAISFIDSSGEGMLHSVVAQLHRSGVEVVFSGLKKQVLDVLRATGLFGFIGGEQNIFATETQALTAIYSRLGEGENACAIPPVQRPSRGRGDRP; encoded by the coding sequence ATGACCCGTCACCTCATCCTGCGTCTTTTTCCCTTTGTCGCCTGGTTGCCCCTGTCGCCGCTGCTTTTGCGCGCAGACCTCGTTGCCGGCATTACCGGTGCCCTGGTGCTGGTGCCCAAGGCCATGGCCTATGCGCAGCTGGCTGGCCTGCCCCTGCAGTTTGGCCTCTATACCGCACTGGTTCCGGCCATTATCGGGGCCATGTGGGGTTCTTCGCGGCAACTGGCCACGGGCCCTGTGGCCATCCTCTCGCTGATGACCGCGGCGGCGGTCACGCCCCTGGCAGCTCCAGGTTCCGCGGACTATATCGGTTTGGCCCTGCTGCTCGCCCTGATGGCGGGCTGCATTCAACTCGTTCTTGGTCTGGTCAAACTGGGCAATGCGGTCAACTTTGTTTCCCATCCGGTCATCCTGGGTTTCATGAACGCAGCCGCCCTCATCATCGGGCTGTCCCAGTTGGACATGCTGCTTGGCATTCCCAAGGGCCGCAGCGATTTTTTCCTGATGGATGTCTGGGAGATGCTGGGCTACCTGCCCCTGACCCATCTGCCGACGCTGGCCATGTCGGTGGGTACCGCGCTGCTGCTGCTTGGGGTCAAGCAGATCCGTTTCCTGGCCAAATCCGGGGTCTTGCTGGTGGTGCTGCTCACCACCCTGATCAGCTTCTGCATCGGCTTTGAACATAAAACAACGGCCCGCATAGACGATGTGGCCACCCCGGTTGCCCGGGAGATCATCGAAAAACACGATGCCTCCCTGCGGCACATGGCAGCGATCGCCAACAGCATCACCAGCCTGAACGCAGAGCTGCGCCAGGCGGAAAAAAACAGGGACTCCCGGGCAGCCGCCGAGTTGCGCTTTCGCCTCAACCTGCTGGAGATCGAAAGCGAGGCGGCACAGAAGGACAGCCGTGCCAGCATGCGCACCCTGCGCAAAACCTATTTCGTGCGTACGCTCTCCGGAGAGCCGGTCCGGTTCCACCAGTGGAACGCGGTACCCCAGGGGGTCAAGACTGACGGCCGCCTGTGGCATATCCAGAAGATCAGCCAGGGGCAACTGTACCTAAACGGTGGTGGCGAGGTGGTGGGCGCCGTGCCTGCCGGTCTGCCCTCATTGAAAATGCCCGCGATCAGCCTCAACGGCATAGCGCAACTGATGAGCGCTGCCCTGGTTGTGGCCCTGGTGGCCTTTATGGAATCCATTTCCATGGCCAAGGCCATGGCCGCCTCAACCAGGCAGCGCATCGATCCGAACCAGGAGTTGATCGGACAGGGTCTGGCCAACATCGGCGGTTCTTTCTTCCAGGCCTATCCGGCCAGCGGCTCCTTCACCGGTTCGGCCATCAACCTGCAGGCCGGGGCGAAAACCGGCCTGGCCATGGTGTTCAACGGTTTTTTTATCGCCATAACCCTGCTGTTTCTCACCCCCTATATCTACCATTTGCCCAAGGCGGTGCTGGCAGTGATCATCACCTTTGCCGTGGCCAGCCTGATCACCCCCAGGGCCTTTTTGCAGGTCTGGAGGGCCAGCCGGGCCGATGCCTGTGTCGCTGTGGCCACCTTTGTGCTCACCCTGCTGGCCGCGCCCCATCTCGATAAAGGGATCATCATCGGTGCCTTGCTGGCCATCGGTCACAGTCTCTACCGTACCATGGCGCCCAGGGTGGCCATTCTTGGCCGGCATGAAGACGGCAGTTTTCGCGATGTGACCGTCATCCCGCATCTGGTTATTTCCACCAGGGTGGTGGCCCTTCGCTTTGATGGCGCCCTGTATTTCGCCAATGTCGCCTATTTTCAGGACGCGGTGCTGGCAGCAGTGGCAGATCACCGCGACATCAAGTACTTGCTTGTCGTGGGCGATGCGATCAGCTTCATCGATTCTTCGGGCGAGGGCATGCTGCACAGTGTGGTCGCCCAGCTCCATCGCTCGGGGGTGGAGGTGGTTTTCTCCGGCTTGAAGAAGCAGGTGTTGGATGTGCTGCGCGCCACAGGTCTGTTTGGCTTTATCGGTGGGGAGCAGAATATCTTTGCCACCGAAACCCAGGCCCTAACCGCTATCTACTCCAGGCTGGGCGAAGGTGAAAACGCCTGTGCCATACCGCCCGTCCAGAGGCCGTCAAGGGGCAGGGGGGATCGGCCATGA
- a CDS encoding IS5 family transposase (programmed frameshift) produces the protein MSQLFYLSAEQLERIKPFFPRSHGIPRVDDRKVISGIIYVIKHGLQWKDAPREYGPYKTLYNRFLRWSQMGIFNNIFAELAKTAGQDGQVMINATHLKAHRTAASLLKKGLFSRCIGRTKGGLNSKTMPFATLTAGQVSDYKGAALLMDAIDALPEARELLADRGYDADWFRDALRTRGITPCILPGRSRKRLCPYDQNLYKQRHKIEIMFGRIKDWRRIAMRYDRCAHTFFSALCLAASIIFYLD, from the exons ATGAGCCAACTGTTCTACCTTTCTGCCGAGCAACTCGAACGTATCAAGCCCTTCTTTCCACGGTCACATGGTATTCCGCGGGTCGATGACCGGAAAGTCATCAGCGGCATCATTTATGTCATCAAACATGGCTTGCAGTGGAAGGACGCGCCGCGCGAGTATGGCCCTTATAAAACGCTCTACAATCGTTTTTTGCGTTGGAGCCAGATGGGCATCTTCAACAACATTTTTGCCGAATTGGCAAAAACAGCGGGACAGGATGGCCAGGTGATGATCAATGCGACCCACCTCAAGGCGCATCGTACCGCCGCCAGTTTGCTCAAAAAAGGGCTCT TTTCCCGCTGCATCGGACGCACAAAGGGCGGGCTGAACTCCAAAACTATGCCCTTTGCGACGCTCACGGCAGGCCAGGTAAGCGACTACAAGGGAGCCGCCCTGCTTATGGATGCCATAGATGCTTTGCCCGAGGCCAGGGAGCTGCTGGCGGACCGTGGTTATGACGCCGACTGGTTCCGTGATGCCCTGCGTACCAGAGGCATTACGCCCTGCATCCTGCCCGGAAGGAGCCGAAAGAGACTCTGCCCGTACGATCAAAATCTGTATAAACAGCGGCACAAGATCGAGATCATGTTTGGCAGGATCAAGGACTGGCGGAGAATAGCCATGCGTTATGACCGCTGCGCACATACCTTCTTTTCAGCTCTGTGCCTCGCGGCTTCCATCATATTCTATCTCGATTAA
- a CDS encoding transposase, whose amino-acid sequence MSLGRKQAEQKSMWLIYDQLPQSQGHVFYERLQKLLHQKAFDAFLEKLCAPFYAEKLGRRSIPPGRYFRMLLIGYFEGIDSERGICWRCADSLSLREFLGLGPTESVPDHSSLCRIRGRLPLEVHHEMFVFVLRILEQAKLLNGKYLGIEASSMEANAAMKSIVRRDTGETYQEMLERLAEESGIRTPTRAELIAFDRKRQGRKTSNKDWQSSTDEDARIGKLKDGRTHMAYKPEHVVDLESGAIVSAVVHPADQGDTTTLATTLDDAQARLCVVGDKEGAPSIDEPFALVADKGYHSRKVLKDLPDSCTSRISEPARKGRLRWKGDMDARDAVYGNRKRISSSTGKALLRARGERVERSFAHCLDRGLPCPLARPRSTRHRAEQPAFPGTAVPLTLE is encoded by the coding sequence ATGAGTCTTGGCCGGAAGCAGGCAGAGCAGAAGAGCATGTGGCTGATCTATGATCAGCTGCCCCAAAGTCAGGGGCATGTCTTTTACGAGCGGCTGCAGAAGCTCCTGCACCAGAAAGCATTTGACGCCTTCCTCGAAAAGCTCTGTGCGCCCTTCTACGCCGAAAAACTCGGCCGCAGGTCCATCCCGCCGGGGCGCTATTTCCGCATGCTTTTGATCGGCTACTTCGAGGGCATCGACTCTGAACGCGGCATCTGCTGGCGCTGTGCCGACTCCCTTTCTCTGCGCGAATTCCTCGGGCTCGGCCCCACCGAATCCGTGCCCGATCATTCCTCCCTGTGCCGCATCCGGGGGCGCCTGCCACTGGAAGTGCATCACGAAATGTTTGTCTTTGTGCTGCGGATTTTGGAGCAAGCCAAGCTGCTGAACGGGAAATATCTGGGCATCGAAGCCTCTAGCATGGAGGCGAATGCGGCCATGAAGAGCATTGTTCGTCGGGATACAGGCGAAACCTACCAGGAAATGCTTGAACGCCTGGCTGAAGAGAGCGGCATCAGGACGCCGACCAGGGCGGAGTTGATCGCCTTTGACCGCAAGCGCCAGGGCAGAAAGACCTCCAACAAGGATTGGCAATCGAGCACCGATGAGGACGCACGCATAGGCAAACTCAAGGATGGCCGCACCCACATGGCGTACAAGCCCGAGCATGTGGTTGATCTGGAATCCGGGGCCATTGTTTCGGCTGTGGTGCATCCTGCGGATCAGGGTGACACCACAACGCTTGCCACCACACTTGACGACGCCCAGGCCAGGCTGTGCGTGGTCGGGGACAAGGAAGGAGCGCCCAGCATTGACGAGCCCTTTGCCCTGGTGGCGGACAAGGGCTATCACAGCCGGAAAGTGCTGAAGGATTTGCCGGATTCTTGCACAAGCCGGATCAGTGAACCGGCGCGCAAGGGGCGATTGCGCTGGAAAGGCGACATGGATGCCCGGGATGCGGTGTACGGGAACAGGAAGCGGATCAGTTCCAGTACGGGCAAGGCGCTTTTGCGGGCGCGGGGCGAGCGGGTGGAGCGCAGCTTTGCCCACTGTCTTGACCGGGGGCTGCCCTGCCCTTTGGCAAGACCCAGGTCAACTCGGCACCGTGCAGAACAACCTGCGTTCCCCGGCACTGCTGTCCCACTAACTTTGGAATAG